In a genomic window of Vigna angularis cultivar LongXiaoDou No.4 chromosome 6, ASM1680809v1, whole genome shotgun sequence:
- the LOC108343513 gene encoding FIP1[III]-like protein produces MEEFHHDDDFGELYADIEVLNATAEEQDEEEEEKLDVNSNIFNLDEDKSDDKVNDDSAAASDSDDDLKIVLNDEDSPVGVVGCDDDGGYGDDGDDNGSRLYANKSGRSRGLAFVNIMTANAAMGMSSYISSLNKGRRNGDACIQNLALSSSRVCLAANHVAVQCGYGSVLPWYWGIFDVNIDTFMEKPWNVPGVDITNYFNFGFNESTWKLYCASLKQLWRTSLQTCISVDSSAKWNQEAVREQSDQAVLGSVLFPSSDCELPKGRAIQVEDSMVERQPSIDVRRPRNRDFNVIEIKLLEPSDDCSGSGNSTVMDASLEGESMAANMRNILDSSNERDEVVSEDQLEDVIKAEDSSVLKRTGTIIGVNGDEHRDQPNQLSEDTAEVPEGEIKTDEGGGIEPCSSYPHWIESELSLGDQERSLTSYSDSDSEPTENSVHLDNDTSPISPIKRKTLNCVTDMKKSSPLNWKNSKNNSVNEKTVNIAYNSRTRGLFRKEWRHQREGYESGYDKNEHTENGNDVFSILKSNKRDLSPLAHRFVDYGRQKDQRQTFGSQRKRDVSYNRQTKQSYYYGDEKVVDELVTRCTKYYHEDRGSFRENTNRYDRKNGDVGDYISEPGYCFADNEDRDRDWYHPGFGSSAYDLSPCSYREPRQFLPKHSSFLDKERHNQRKRMDGRSHFIDSKCIDGFDEREFEFVNRSYRMATSAAEREMESSYINCEEKFQQIGRDWKRSVRRGRHCDSSRLLLNNSCSGTMEDNYPKYAHCQTSNLKYHKQSYTDSMKIYAYGARVNENFGDYGRDKHDRDSRGSYWSSDYTETVKDEIYPVEEYQFYRSPSKFLDWTEDEIIYRHHETTLCAKVQSDDMPLQRHWVNVPKRDTEKYFKASSKTMYRSKGGQAVLRCRKSADLIDREGKSQVRSSRVLSNGRLENVNQCIAKKRMRDSVGFDESNERASKFDASKYERNLGSKKLVQNLQEQKESSDIEEGQIVTKKCKSSFEKPSTSRRDASKGPALTDSVKRMSQNEGSSEQCIGGFDRQRILDSLAKMEKRRERFKQPIPMKKEAEENLKLTIDSSIVDTCEIKQHRPVRKRRWVGN; encoded by the exons ATGGAAGAGTTCCACCATGATGATGATTTCGGCGAACTCTACGCCGACATTGAAGTTCTCAATGCCACCGCCGAAGAACAagacgaagaggaagaagaaaaactgGATGTGAACAGTAACATTTTCAACCTGGATGAGGACAAGAGCGACGACAAAGTGAATGATGACTCTGCTGCTGCCAGTGACAGCGACGACGATTTGAAAATCGTGCTGAATGACGAGGATTCTCCTGTCGGAGTTGTTGGTTGTGACGATGACGGTGGATATGGCGATGATGGTGATGATAATGGCTCCAGATTGTATGCTAATAAG AGTGGTAGGAGTCGAGGATTGGCGTTTGTTAATATTATGACGGCCAATGCGGCAATGGGGATGTCTTCCTACATTTCATCCTTGAATAAAGGGAGGAGGAATGGTGATGCCTGCATCCAGAACCTTGCGTTGAGCTCCTCTCGAGTGTGCCTTGCAGCAAATCATGTGGCTGTACAATGTGGATATGGATCGGTTCTTCCTTGGTATTG GGGCATATTTGATGTAAACATTGATACATTTATGGAGAAGCCATGGAATGTTCCTGGAGTTGACATAACAAATTACTTTAACTTTGGTTTTAATGAGAGCACTTGGAAACTATACTGTGCTTCATTG AAGCAACTTTGGAGAACATCCTTGCAAACTTGTATTTCAGTTGATAGCTCTGCTAAATGGAATCAG GAAGCCGTAAGAGAGCAAAGTGATCAAGCTGTGTTAGGGAGTGTACTTTTTCCTTCATCAGATTGTGAATTG CCGAAAGGCAGAGCAATTCAGGTTGAGGACAGCATGGTTGAACGACAACCATCCATAGATGTAAGGCGACCACGCAATAGGGATTTTAATGTTATAGAG ATAAAGCTGCTTGAACCCTCTGATGATTGTTCTGGTTCTGGCAATAGCACTGTAATGGATGCATCATTAGAAGGAGAATCTATGGCAGCCAATATGAGAAATATTCTTGATTCTTCCAATGAACGGGATGAAGTGGTGTCTGAAGATCAATTGGAAGATGTAATAAAAGCTGAGGACTCTTCTGTTCTGAAAAG AACTGGAACGATAATTGGTGTAAATGGAGATGAGCATCGAGATCAACCCAATCAACTTTCTGAAGATACTGCAGAAGTGCCAGAGGGGGAAATAAAGACAGATGAAGGTGGTGGCATCGAACCATGTAGTTCTTATCCACATTGGATTGAGTCAGAACTGTCACTGGGAGATCAAGAGCGTAGCCTGACTTCCTATAGTGATAGTGATTCTGAGCCAACAGAAAACAGTGTTCATCTTGATAATGATACAAGCCCAATTAGCCCTATAAAAAGGAAAACATTGAATTGTGTTACTGACATGAAGAAATCTTCCCCACTTAATTGGAAGAACTCAAAAAACAACAGTGTCAATGAAAAAACAGTAAACATAGCTTATAATTCAAGAACTAGAGGTCTATTCAGAAAAGAATGGAGGCACCAAAGGGAAGGATATGAGTCTGGTTATGATAAGAACGAGCACACTGAAAATGGTAATGATGTTTTTTCCATCCTCAAGTCCAATAAGAGGGATCTGTCTCCATTGGCTCATCGATTTGTTGACTATGGCAGACAAAAAGACCAACGGCAAACTTTTGGAAGTCAAAGAAAAAGAGATGTTTCATATAATAGACAAACAAAACAATCCTACTATTATGGCGATGAAAAGGTTGTTGATGAGTTGGTTACAAGGTGCACTAAATATTATCATGAAGATCGAGGAAGCTTTAGGGAGAATACTAACCGATATGACAGGAAAAATGGGGATGTAGGGGACTATATTTCTGAACCAGGTTATTGCTTTGCAGATAATGAGGACAGAGATAGAGATTGGTATCATCCTGGTTTTGGGTCCTCTGCTTATGACCTGAGTCCTTGCTCTTATAGGGAGCCTAGGCAGTTTCTTCCAAAACATTCATCTTTTCTTGATAAGGAAAGGCATAATCAAAGGAAAAGAATGGATGGAAGATCCCATTTTATCGACAGTAAATGCATTGATGGTTTTGATGAACGTGAGTTTGAGTTTGTAAACAGGAGCTATAGGATGGCCACTTCTGCTGCTGAGAGAGAAATGGAATCTTCATATATTAATTGTGAAGAGAAATTTCAACAAATTGGTAGAGATTGGAAAAGATCTGTCCGAAGGGGAAGACACTGTGACAGCTCCCGTTTACTTTTGAATAACTCATGTTCTGGGACAATGGAAGATAATTATCCAAAATATGCACATTGCCAGACTTCAAATCTTAAGTATCATAAACAATCTTATACAGATTCAATGAAAATTTATGCATATGGTGCAAGAGTGAATGAAAACTTCGGGGATTATGGAAGAGATAAGCATGATAGGGACAGCAGAGGCAGTTACTGGTCAAGTGATTATACCGAAACTGTAAAAGATGAAATTTATCCTGTAGAAGAGTATCAGTTTTACAGGTCCCCATCTAAGTTCCTGGACTGGACTGAGGATGAAATTATTTATAGGCATCATGAAACAACTCTCTGTGCTAAGGTGCAGAGTGATGATATGCCATTGCAACGGCATTGGGTAAATGTTCCGAAACGTGATACTGAGAAATATTTTAAAGCTAGCTCTAAGACTATGTACAGAAGTAAGGGTGGACAAGCAGTGCTGAGATGCAGGAAATCAGCTGACTTGATTGATAGGGAAGGAAAG TCTCAAGTGAGAAGTTCCAGAGTCTTGTCCAATGGTAGGCTTGAAAATGTCAACCAGTGTATTGCCAAGAAACGGATGAGAGATTCAGTGGGTTTTGATGAATCTAATGAGAGGGCCAGCAAATTTGATGCCTCTAAATACGAGAGAAACCTCGGAAGCAAGAAATTGGTCCAGAACCTTCAAGAACAGAAAGAAAGCTCGGATATCGAAGAAGGTCAGAttgtaacaaaaaaatgtaaatcaTCATTTGAGAAGCCTTCTACATCCAGAAGAGATGCTTCTAAAGGGCCAGCCTTGACTGACAGTGTGAAGAGAATGTCACAAAACGAAGGTAGTTCTGAACAATGTATTGGTGGATTTGACCGTCAAAGGATTCTCGATTCCTTAGCCAAGATGGAGAAACGTAGGGAGCGCTTTAAGCAACCCATCCCAATGAAAAAGGAAGCAGAAGAGAATTTGAAGCTCACCATTGATTCTTCCATTGTTGATACATGTGAAATCAAGCAACATAGGCCAGTTCGAAAGAGGCGTTGGGTCGGTAATTAG